A genome region from Oenanthe melanoleuca isolate GR-GAL-2019-014 unplaced genomic scaffold, OMel1.0 S085, whole genome shotgun sequence includes the following:
- the LOC130266558 gene encoding LOW QUALITY PROTEIN: fibroblast growth factor receptor 1-like (The sequence of the model RefSeq protein was modified relative to this genomic sequence to represent the inferred CDS: inserted 1 base in 1 codon; substituted 1 base at 1 genomic stop codon), with product PPALPKAKIEVESYSAHPGELLQLRCRLRDDVQSISWVRDGVQLAENNRTRITGEEVELRDVGPGDSGLYACMTNSPSGSETTFFSVNVSDALPSAEDDDDEDDSSSEEKEADNTKPNQAIAPYWTYPEKMEKKLHAXPAAKTVKFKCPSSGTPNPTLRWLKNGKEFKPDHRIGGYKVRQATWSIIMDSVVPSDKGNYTCIVENKYGSINHTYQLDVVERSPHRPILQAGLPANKTVALGSNVEFVCKVYSDPQPHIQWLKHIEVNGSKIGPDNLPYVQILKTAGVNTTDKEMEVLHLRNVSFEDAGEYTCLAGNSIGISHHSAWLTVLEAIEDTPAMMTSPFYLEIIIYCIGAFLISCMVVTIIIYKLKSTTKKTDFNSQLAVHKLAKSIPLRRQVSADSSSSMNSGVMLVRPSRLSSSGTPMLAGVSEYELPEDPRWELPRDRLILGKPLGEGCFGQVVLAEAIGLDKDKPNRVTKVAVKMLKSDATEKDLSDLISEMEMMKMIGKHKNIINLLGACTQDGPLYVIVEYASKGNLREYLQARRPPGMEYCYNPARAPEEQLSFKDLVSCAYQVARGMEYLASKKCIHRDLAARNVLVTEDNVMKIADFGLARDIHHIDYYKKPQMXGRLPVKWMAPEALFDRIYTHQSDVWSFGVLLWEIFTLGGSPYPGVPVEELFKLLKEGHRMDKPSNCTNELYMMMRDCWHAVPSQRPTFKQLVEDLDRIVAMTSNQEYLDLSMPLDQYSPGFPDTRSSTCSSGEDSVFSHDPLPDEPCLPKLPAQHSSGGLKRH from the exons cctccagctctgcccaaaGCAAAAATCGAAGTGGAGTCGTACTCAGCGCACCCCggtgagctgctccagctgcgCTGCCGGCTGCGGGACGACGTGCAGAGCATCAGCTGGGTGCGGGACGGGGTGCAGCTGGCTGAGAACAACCGCACCCGCATCACGGGCGAGGAGGTGGAGCTCAGGGACGTGGGGCCCGGGGACTCGGGGCTCTACGCCTGCATGACCAACAGCCCCTCGGGCAGCGAGACCACCTTCTTCAGCGTGAACGTCTCAG aTGCTCTCCCCTCCGcagaggatgatgatgatgaagatgactCCTCGTCGGAGGAGAAGGAGGCTGATAACACCAAGCCAAACC aggCCATCGCTCCGTACTGGACCTATCCcgagaagatggagaagaagcTCCACG GTCCCGCTGCCAAAACAGTGAAATTCAAATGTCCATCGAGCGGGACACCCAACCCCACACTGCGCTGGCTGAAGAATGGCAAAGAGTTCAAACCTGACCATCGCATTGGGGGCTACAAG GTCCGCCAGGCAACCTGGAGCATCATCATGGACTCGGTGGTGCCATCTGATAAGGGCAACTACACCTGCATCGTGGAGAACAAGTACGGCAGCATCAACCACACCTACCAGCTGGATGTCGTGG AGCGCTCCCCGCACCGGCCcatcctgcaggcagggctgcctgccAACAAGACAGTGGCCCTGGGCAGCAACGTGGAGTTTGTGTGCAAGGTCTACAGCGACCCTCAGCCCCACATCCAGTGGCTGAAGCACATCGAGGTGAATGGCAGCAAGATCGGCCCCGACAACCTGCCCTACGTGCAGATCCTGAAG aCGGCTGGCGTTAACACGACAGACAAAGAAATGGAAGTGCTTCACTTAAGGAATGTCTCATTTGAGGATGCTGGGGAGTATACATGTTTGGCGGGTAATTCTATTGGGATCTCCCATCACTCTGCATGGTTGACAGTTCTTGAAG CTATTGAGGACACCCCAGCCATGATGACATCTCCCTTCTACCTGGAGATCATCATCTACTGCATCGGAGCCTTCCTCATCTCCTGCATGGTGGTGACCATCATCATCTACAAGCTGAAGAGCACCACCAAGAAGACAGACTTCAACAGCCAGCTGGCCGTGCACAAGCTGGCCAAGAGCATCCCCTTGCGCAGACAG GTGTCGGCCGACTCCAGCTCCTCCATGAACTCGGGCGTGATGCTGGTGCGGCCCTCGCGCCTCTCCTCCAGCGGCACCCCCATGCTGGCCGGGGTCTCTGAGTACGAGCTACCTGAGGACCCACgctgggagctgccccgggACAG GCTGATCCTGGGCAAGCCTCTGGGAGAAGGGTGCTTCGGGCAGGTGGTGCTGGCAGAAGCCATCGGCCTCGACAAGGACAAGCCCAACCGAGTGACCAAGGTGGCGGTGAAGATGCTCAAGT CCGACGCCACAGAGAAGGACTTGTCTGACCTCATCTCTGAGATggagatgatgaagatgattgGCAAGCACAAGAACATCATCAACCTGCTGGGAGCCTGCACGCAGGATG GACCCCTGTATGTGATCGTGGAATATGCCAGCAAGGGCAACCTGCGGGAGTACCTGCAGGCACGGCGCCCCCCGGGCATGGAGTACTGCTACAACCCCGCCCGCGCCCCCGAGGAGCAGCTCTCCTTCAAGGACCTGGTCTCCTGCGCCTACCAGGTGGCACGGGGCATGGAGTACCTGGCCTCCAAGaag TGCATCCACAGGGACCTGGCAGCCAGGAACGTGCTGGTGACAGAGGACAACGTGATGAAGATCGCCGACTTCGGGCTGGCCCGGGACATCCACCACATCGATTACTACAAGAAACCACAAATGTGA GGTCGCCTGCCAGTGAAGTGGATGGCTCCTGAGGCTCTCTTTGACCGAATCTACACCCACCAGAGTGACGT GTGGTCCtttggggtgctgctgtgggagatTTTCACGCTGGGTGGGTCACCCTACCCTGGTGTGCCCGTTGAGGAGCTCTTCAAGCTGCTGAAGGAAGGTCACAGGATGGACAAGCCCAGCAACTGCACCAATGAGCT gtaCATGATGATGCGGGATTGCTGGCACGCCGTCCCTTCCCAGAGACCCACCTTCAAGCAGCTGGTGGAAGACCTGGACAGGATCGTGGCCATGACCTCCAACCAG GAGTACCTGGACCTGTCCATGCCTCTGGATCAGTATTCCCCCGGCTTCCCTGACACGCGCAGCTCCACCTGCTCGTCAGGAGAGGACTCTGTGTTCTCCCACGACCCGCTCCCGGACGAGCCGTGCCTTCCCAAGCTCCCCgctcagcacagcagtggaGGACTGAAGCGGCActga
- the LOC130266557 gene encoding LETM1 domain-containing protein LETM2, mitochondrial-like: MAACGCNALLAAARASFRGSHLLAHSSPLYPPAVALVQLVDSQLTWTSRDSKSQPWARHTCLGAALPRPRAHSLHTSTSSWQQLPDEHLPHQNPRNQAAKPSKILTKQIVGAPGGKKSLRQKVVDELKHYYNGFHLLWTDTKVAARMVWRLLHGQVLTRRERRRLLRTCADLFRLVPFLVFVIVPFMEFLLPVFLKIFPQMLPSTFETESKKEEKLKKKLNARLELAKFLRETIAEMAKRNKADTGQGKQFFYLHETRHRGHQPSTQEVVRFSKLFEDELTLEHLERPQLVALCKLLELQPLGTNNLLRFQLLMRLRSIKADDEMIVKEGVGGLSVLELQSACRARGMRSVGLSEEQLKEQLGQWLDLHLKENVPSSLLLLSRALYLIDLRPQSVSTPQNKNEEFVSQPTEKLPFSEASVKPPPRETKMEASQSSKAGANGA, translated from the exons ATGGCCGCGTGCGGCTGTAACGCGCTGCTGGCCGCGGCCAGGGCCAG TTTCAGGGGCTCCCACCTCCTGGCGCACTCCAGCCCTCTGTACCCTCCAGCCGTTGCTCTTGTCCAGCTGGTGGATTCCCAGTTAACCTGGACTTCCAGAGACTCCAaaagccagccctgggcacgcCACACCTGCCTGGGCGCTGCCCTGCCTCGTCCACGTGCCCACAGCCTGCACACCTCCACCAGCtcatggcagcagctcccagatgAACACCTGCCCCACCAAAACCCCAGGAACCAGGCAGCTAAACCTTCTAAAATTCTGACAAAGCAGATCGTAGGGGCTCCTGGAGGAAAAAAGTCCTTGCGACAGAAAGTTGTGGATGAGCTGAAGCATTACTACAATGGATTCCACCTGCTCTGGACTGACACCAAGGTGGCTGCCAGGATGGTGTGGAGGCTGCTCCACGGGCAGGTGCTCACCAGGAGGGAGAGGCGAAGG CTGCTGAGAACTTGTGCAGATCTCTTCCGGCTGGTTCCCTTCCTGGTGTTTGTCATTGTCCCCTTCATGGAGTTTCTGCTACCTGTGTTCCTGAAGATCTTCCCTCAAATGCTGCCCTCAACATTTGAGACGGAGTCAAAAAAG gaagaaaagctgaagaagaaattaaatgcaagGCTGGAGTTGGCCAAGTTCCTGCGGGAGACCATTGCAGAGATGGCCAAGAGGAACAAAGCAGACACAGGACAAGGGAAGCAATTCTTTTACCTGCACGAG ACCCGCCACCGtggccaccagcccagcacGCAGGAGGTGGTGCGCTTCTCCAAGCTCTTCGAGGACGAGCTGAccctggagcacctggagagGCCCCAGCTGGTGGCTCTGTGcaagctgctggagctgcagcccctgggcaccAACAACCTGCTGCGCTTCCAGCTGCTGATGCGGCTGCGCAGCATCAAGGCCGACGACGAG ATGATTGTCAAGGAAGGGGTCGGTGGCCTGAGCGTGTTGGAGCTGCAGAGTGCCTGCAGGGCCAGAGGGATGCGCTCAGTGGGGctctctgaggagcagctgaaggagcagcttgGGCAG TGGCTGGATCTGCATTTAAAGGAGAACGTTCCTtcttctctcctcctgctttccCGTGCCTTGTACTTAATAGACTTAAGGCCACAATCTGTTTCCACTCCACAGAATAAG AATGAAGAATTTGTGTCCCAGCCAACAGAGAAATTGCCATTCTCAGAAGCATCAGTGAAGCCTCCCCCACGAGAG ACCAAAATGGaagcatcccagagcagcaaggctggtgCCAATGGAGCCTAa
- the LOC130266556 gene encoding histone-lysine N-methyltransferase NSD3-like isoform X6: MDFSFSFMQGIMGNTIQQPPQLIDSANIRQEEAFDGSSDLGEDGARTPYEAALQQGFQYPPAEELPPLSNGFPPALGSYEPQGKFQFPQYPNGSANGFGAGRTFSPPEYYPVENSSSNARPHEALGKPSPPQPPPPAPPPAPQVGIPKKTGSPEIKLKITKTIQNGRELFESSLCGDLLNEVQAREYAKAKHEGRKEKRKKSSKHDSSRSEERKSHKIPKLEPEEQNRPNERLSTLSERPREEAVLEEAPVQPLVPSLPAQVTHDIKFQIGDLVWSKVGTYPWWPCMVSCDPQLDVHTKINTRGAREYHVQFFSNQPERAWVHEKRVREYQGHKQYEQLLAEAAKQASNHSEKQKIRKPRPQRERAQWDIGIAHAEKALKMSREERIEQYTFIYVDQEPEEALAKAKKTAAAKSEAKKNRRPKVAPSTQPEHSSASVGTGTGTGTGTGPGPGSSPSHAEARRQPPRRQPSGDEEEAPPVKIAWKTAAARKSLPASITMHNLDLQKCNMSPVVKIEQVFALQNAAGDGKLIDQFVYSTKGVGSKTEISVKGQEKLNSSSAQRSEKAVVQNTSSPETTSGAAGSVEKKQQRRSIRTRSESEKSTEVVPKKKIKKEQVEAVPLAAVKTGLQKGASEISDSCKPLKKRSRASTDMELTSSAYRDTSDSDSRGLNDLQGSFGKRSDSPSATADADASDVQSVDSSLSRRGTGTSRKDTVCQICESSGESLLACEGECCSMFHLECLGLKAVPEEKFICTECKNGEHTCFSCKLPGKDVKRCSVSTCGKFYHEGCVRKFATALFESRGFRCPQHCCTACSMDKDMHKASKGRMARCLRCPVAYHSGDGCIAAGSLFVSSHILICSNHSKRTHSSSAVNVGFCFVCARGLVVQDHSDPLFSSYAYKSHYLLNESNRAELMKLPMIPPPSSASKKKCEKGLLCFKVANCCAVSPAQLPSTPNVSA; the protein is encoded by the exons atggatttctctttctctttcatgCAAGGGATCATGGGAAACACAATTCAGCAACCACCTCAACTCATTGACTCGGCCAACATCCGCCAGGAGGAGGCCTTCGATGGCAGCAGTGACCTCGGCGAGGATGGGGCCCGGACGCCGTATGAGGCCGCGCTGCAGCAAGGCTTCCAGTACCCCCCGGCCGAGGAGCTGCCGCCCCTCAGCAACGGCTTCCCGCCGGCCCTGGGCAGCTACGAGCCCCAGGGCAAGTTCCAGTTCCCCCAGTACCCCAATGGCTCGGCCAACGGCTTCGGGGCCGGCAGGACCTTTAGCCCCCCCGAGTATTACCCCGTGGAGAACTCCAGCTCCAACGCCAGGCCGCACGAGGCGCTGGGAAAaccttcccctccccagccgCCACCTCCTGCACCGCCTCCAGCTCCACAAGTGGGCATTCCAAAGAAGACTGGCTCACCAGAGATCAAACTCAAAATAACCAAAACTATCCAGAACGGCAGGGAATTGTTTGAGTCCTCCCTGTGTGGGGACCTGTTGAATGAAGTCCAAGCGAGGGAGTACGCTAAGGCAAAACACgaagggaggaaagagaaaaggaaaaaaagtagcaAGCACGACTCTTCCCGGTCGGAAGAGCGCAAGTCAcacaaaattccaaaattagAACCAGAGGAGCAAAAT AGACCAAACGAGAGGCTTAGCACACTCTCTGAGAGACCAAGAGaagaggcagtgctggaggaagcCCCG GTGCAGCCGCTCGTGCCGTCCCTTCCAGCGCAGGTCACCCATGACATCAAGTTCCAGATTGGGGATCTGGTTTGGTCCAAGGTGGGGACGTACCCCTGGTGGCCTTGCATGGTGTCCTGTGATCCACAGCTTGACGTGCATACCAAAATTAATACGAGAG GTGCCCGGGAATACCACGTGCAGTTCTTCAGCAACCAGCCAGAGCGAGCCTGGGTGCACGAGAAGCGCGTCCGGGAGTACCAAGGGCACAAACAGTACGAGCAGTTACTGGCTGAGGCAGCCAAGCAAGCCAGCAACCACTCTGAGAAGCAGAAG ATTCGCAAGCCGCGGCCGCAGAGGGAGCGAGCACAGTGGGACATCGGCATTGCCCACGCCGAGAAGGCGCTGAAAATGAGCCGGGAGGAGAGGATAGAGCAGTACACCTTCATTTACGTGGACCAGGAGCCAGAGGAGGCTTTGGCTAAAGCCAAAAAGACTGCTGCTGCCAAATCGGAGGCCAAGAAGAACCGGCGGCCGAAGGTGGCGCCGAGcacacagccagagcacagcagcgCCAGCGTGGGGACAGGAAcggggacaggaacagggacaggaccaggGCCAGGCTCGTCCCCCTCCCACGCCGAGGCGCGCAGGCAGCCCCCGCGCAGGCAGCCCAGCGGGGACGAGGAGGAGGCACCGCCCGTCAAGATCGCCTGGaaaacagctgcagccaggaaatCCCTACCAGCTTCAATAACCATGCACAACCTGGATCTGCAAAAGTGTAACATGTCTCCAGTTGTTAAAATTGAACAGGTTTTTGCCCTTCAGAatgctgctggggatggaaaaCTCATCGATCAATTTGTTTATTCCACCAAG ggaGTTGgtagcaaaacagaaataagcGTCAAAGGACAAGAGAAGCTAAATTCTTCATCAGCCCAGAGGAGTGAAAAAGCAGTGGTGCAGAACACGTCCTCTCCTGAGACAACCTCTGGGGCAGCAG gtTCTGTAGAAAAGAAGCAACAGAGAAGATCGATTCGAACCCGCTCCGAGTCTGAGAAATCCACTGAAGTTGTGCCAAAGAAGAAGATCAAAAAGGAGCAG GTCGAAGCTGTCCCACTGGCAGCAGTGAAGACGGGGCTGCAGAAAG GTGCCAGTGAGATTTCAGACTCCTGTAAACCCTTGAAGAAGAGAAGTCGTGCCTCCACAGACATGGAATTGACCAGCTCAGCCTACAGGGACACGTCTGACTCTGATTCCAGAGGACTCAATGATTTACAG GGCAGTTTTGGGAAGCGCTCAGACAGCCCCTCAGCCACTGCCGACGCTGATGCCTCAGACGTGCAGTCGGTGGACTCCAGCTTATCCAGGAGAGGAACTGGAACAAGCAGAAAGGACACTGTTTGTCAG ATCTGCGAGAGCTCCGGCGAGTCGCTGCTGGCCTGCGAGGGCGAGTGCTGCAGCATGTTCCACCTGGAGTGTCTCGGCCTGAAGGCTGTGCCTGAGGAAAAGTTCATCTGCACCGAGTGCAAGAACG GGGAGCACACGTGCTTTTCCTGTAAGCTCCCTGGCAAGGACGTGAAGCGCTGCTCCGTCAGCACCTGTGGCAAGTTCTACCACGAGGGCTGCGTGCGCAAGTTTGCCACGGCCCTGTTCGAGTCACGCGGCTTccgctgtccccagcactgctgcacgGCCTGCTCCATGGACAAGGACATGCACAAAGCCAGCAAAG GTCGCATGGCGAGATGTCTGCGCTGCCCCGTGGCCTATCACTCTGGAGACGGCTGCATCGCTGCAGGAAGCTTGTTTGTGTCATCCCACATCCTCATCTGTAGTAACCATTCCAAAAGGACTCACTCCTC
- the LOC130266556 gene encoding histone-lysine N-methyltransferase NSD3-like isoform X5, whose protein sequence is MDFSFSFMQGIMGNTIQQPPQLIDSANIRQEEAFDGSSDLGEDGARTPYEAALQQGFQYPPAEELPPLSNGFPPALGSYEPQGKFQFPQYPNGSANGFGAGRTFSPPEYYPVENSSSNARPHEALGKPSPPQPPPPAPPPAPQVGIPKKTGSPEIKLKITKTIQNGRELFESSLCGDLLNEVQAREYAKAKHEGRKEKRKKSSKHDSSRSEERKSHKIPKLEPEEQNRPNERLSTLSERPREEAVLEEAPVQPLVPSLPAQVTHDIKFQIGDLVWSKVGTYPWWPCMVSCDPQLDVHTKINTRGAREYHVQFFSNQPERAWVHEKRVREYQGHKQYEQLLAEAAKQASNHSEKQKIRKPRPQRERAQWDIGIAHAEKALKMSREERIEQYTFIYVDQEPEEALAKAKKTAAAKSEAKKNRRPKVAPSTQPEHSSASVGTGTGTGTGTGPGPGSSPSHAEARRQPPRRQPSGDEEEAPPVKIAWKTAAARKSLPASITMHNLDLQKCNMSPVVKIEQVFALQNAAGDGKLIDQFVYSTKGVGSKTEISVKGQEKLNSSSAQRSEKAVVQNTSSPETTSGAAGSVEKKQQRRSIRTRSESEKSTEVVPKKKIKKEQVEAVPLAAVKTGLQKGASEISDSCKPLKKRSRASTDMELTSSAYRDTSDSDSRGLNDLQGSFGKRSDSPSATADADASDVQSVDSSLSRRGTGTSRKDTVCQICESSGESLLACEGECCSMFHLECLGLKAVPEEKFICTECKNGEHTCFSCKLPGKDVKRCSVSTCGKFYHEGCVRKFATALFESRGFRCPQHCCTACSMDKDMHKASKGRMARCLRCPVAYHSGDGCIAAGSLFVSSHILICSNHSKRTHSSSAVNVGFCFVCARGLVVQDHSDPLFSSYAYKSHYLLNESNRAELMKLPMIPPPSSASKKKCEKELWFPGSVQSRCPTAQPKLGHSELCGISGLQ, encoded by the exons atggatttctctttctctttcatgCAAGGGATCATGGGAAACACAATTCAGCAACCACCTCAACTCATTGACTCGGCCAACATCCGCCAGGAGGAGGCCTTCGATGGCAGCAGTGACCTCGGCGAGGATGGGGCCCGGACGCCGTATGAGGCCGCGCTGCAGCAAGGCTTCCAGTACCCCCCGGCCGAGGAGCTGCCGCCCCTCAGCAACGGCTTCCCGCCGGCCCTGGGCAGCTACGAGCCCCAGGGCAAGTTCCAGTTCCCCCAGTACCCCAATGGCTCGGCCAACGGCTTCGGGGCCGGCAGGACCTTTAGCCCCCCCGAGTATTACCCCGTGGAGAACTCCAGCTCCAACGCCAGGCCGCACGAGGCGCTGGGAAAaccttcccctccccagccgCCACCTCCTGCACCGCCTCCAGCTCCACAAGTGGGCATTCCAAAGAAGACTGGCTCACCAGAGATCAAACTCAAAATAACCAAAACTATCCAGAACGGCAGGGAATTGTTTGAGTCCTCCCTGTGTGGGGACCTGTTGAATGAAGTCCAAGCGAGGGAGTACGCTAAGGCAAAACACgaagggaggaaagagaaaaggaaaaaaagtagcaAGCACGACTCTTCCCGGTCGGAAGAGCGCAAGTCAcacaaaattccaaaattagAACCAGAGGAGCAAAAT AGACCAAACGAGAGGCTTAGCACACTCTCTGAGAGACCAAGAGaagaggcagtgctggaggaagcCCCG GTGCAGCCGCTCGTGCCGTCCCTTCCAGCGCAGGTCACCCATGACATCAAGTTCCAGATTGGGGATCTGGTTTGGTCCAAGGTGGGGACGTACCCCTGGTGGCCTTGCATGGTGTCCTGTGATCCACAGCTTGACGTGCATACCAAAATTAATACGAGAG GTGCCCGGGAATACCACGTGCAGTTCTTCAGCAACCAGCCAGAGCGAGCCTGGGTGCACGAGAAGCGCGTCCGGGAGTACCAAGGGCACAAACAGTACGAGCAGTTACTGGCTGAGGCAGCCAAGCAAGCCAGCAACCACTCTGAGAAGCAGAAG ATTCGCAAGCCGCGGCCGCAGAGGGAGCGAGCACAGTGGGACATCGGCATTGCCCACGCCGAGAAGGCGCTGAAAATGAGCCGGGAGGAGAGGATAGAGCAGTACACCTTCATTTACGTGGACCAGGAGCCAGAGGAGGCTTTGGCTAAAGCCAAAAAGACTGCTGCTGCCAAATCGGAGGCCAAGAAGAACCGGCGGCCGAAGGTGGCGCCGAGcacacagccagagcacagcagcgCCAGCGTGGGGACAGGAAcggggacaggaacagggacaggaccaggGCCAGGCTCGTCCCCCTCCCACGCCGAGGCGCGCAGGCAGCCCCCGCGCAGGCAGCCCAGCGGGGACGAGGAGGAGGCACCGCCCGTCAAGATCGCCTGGaaaacagctgcagccaggaaatCCCTACCAGCTTCAATAACCATGCACAACCTGGATCTGCAAAAGTGTAACATGTCTCCAGTTGTTAAAATTGAACAGGTTTTTGCCCTTCAGAatgctgctggggatggaaaaCTCATCGATCAATTTGTTTATTCCACCAAG ggaGTTGgtagcaaaacagaaataagcGTCAAAGGACAAGAGAAGCTAAATTCTTCATCAGCCCAGAGGAGTGAAAAAGCAGTGGTGCAGAACACGTCCTCTCCTGAGACAACCTCTGGGGCAGCAG gtTCTGTAGAAAAGAAGCAACAGAGAAGATCGATTCGAACCCGCTCCGAGTCTGAGAAATCCACTGAAGTTGTGCCAAAGAAGAAGATCAAAAAGGAGCAG GTCGAAGCTGTCCCACTGGCAGCAGTGAAGACGGGGCTGCAGAAAG GTGCCAGTGAGATTTCAGACTCCTGTAAACCCTTGAAGAAGAGAAGTCGTGCCTCCACAGACATGGAATTGACCAGCTCAGCCTACAGGGACACGTCTGACTCTGATTCCAGAGGACTCAATGATTTACAG GGCAGTTTTGGGAAGCGCTCAGACAGCCCCTCAGCCACTGCCGACGCTGATGCCTCAGACGTGCAGTCGGTGGACTCCAGCTTATCCAGGAGAGGAACTGGAACAAGCAGAAAGGACACTGTTTGTCAG ATCTGCGAGAGCTCCGGCGAGTCGCTGCTGGCCTGCGAGGGCGAGTGCTGCAGCATGTTCCACCTGGAGTGTCTCGGCCTGAAGGCTGTGCCTGAGGAAAAGTTCATCTGCACCGAGTGCAAGAACG GGGAGCACACGTGCTTTTCCTGTAAGCTCCCTGGCAAGGACGTGAAGCGCTGCTCCGTCAGCACCTGTGGCAAGTTCTACCACGAGGGCTGCGTGCGCAAGTTTGCCACGGCCCTGTTCGAGTCACGCGGCTTccgctgtccccagcactgctgcacgGCCTGCTCCATGGACAAGGACATGCACAAAGCCAGCAAAG GTCGCATGGCGAGATGTCTGCGCTGCCCCGTGGCCTATCACTCTGGAGACGGCTGCATCGCTGCAGGAAGCTTGTTTGTGTCATCCCACATCCTCATCTGTAGTAACCATTCCAAAAGGACTCACTCCTC